The Deltaproteobacteria bacterium genomic interval CCTTCAGCGAGTTCAGGGTGGGAAGGAGAGCCGGCCGCTTTTGGGAAAAGGGGATAAAAAAGAGACGATTTTAAAATTAATGAGGGAGCGGGAGCCTTTCTATAAGGAGGCTTCTCTTACGGTAGACACCAGCGGCGCGACTCTGGAAGAGACGGTGCAGGAACTGGTTTGTCAACTGGCGGGAAGGTGATGGAAGAGATTCAAGTCAACTTGGGTGAAAGAAGTTACCCGATCCTGGTCGGTGCCGGCCTTGCCGAAAATTTGCCGGACCGGGTCCGATCGATCCTTGCTGGGGCAAGCGGCATTGTCCTCCTGACCCACCCTAAACTCGCCCGCCTCTATGGGAGATCTTTTTTAAAAAATTTTGGCAGGAAAATTGAAAAGGTAGAAATTCCTGATGGGGAGCGGTTCAAAACCCTTTCGACGGTTCAAAAAGTTTACACCGCCTTGCTCCAGAAAAAGATCGACCGATCCGGTTTTCTCCTCACGCTGGGAGGGGGGGTGGTGGGGGATGTCGGCGGTTTTGTGGCGGCGACCTACCTTCGGGGGATTGCCTATGCCCAGGTTCCGACCAGCCTGATTGCCCAGGTGGATGCGGCGATTGGGGGGAAGAGTGGTGTCAATTTTCAGGGAAAGAATCTGGTCGGTGCCTTTTACCAGCCGCGGTTCGTCCTTTCCGACCCAACTTTTCTCAAGACCCTCCCCGACCGCCACTTCCGTTCCGGTCTGGCGGAGGTGATCAAGTATGGGGTCATTGGGGATCCCGGCCTCTTTGACTTTCTGGAAAAAAATGTCGGGAAGATTTTGGCCCATGACCCGGAGGCGCTGGTGTTTCTTATCACTCGTTCCGGCCGGGCCAAGGCGGAGATCGTGGCCAAGGATGAACGGGAGACGACCGGCCTCCGGATGCTTTTAAATTTCGGCCACACCTTTGGTCATTCCATTGAAAAGATGACCGGTTATGGACAGTGGCTCCATGGGGAAGCGGTCGCCCGGGGGATGCTCATTGCCGCGGAACTCTCGGCCGCCCGTGGTTTTTGCACGATGGAGACGGTGACGCGCCTCCAGAAGCTTCTGGGAATCTATGGCCTGCTCTCCAAGCCATTTTTGCTAAAAAGGCGGCGCCTCTTGGCGCCGATCCTCCTTGACAAAAAGATGAGGAGTGGAAAGATCCGGTTTGTCTTTATGAAAAAGATTGGAGAAGCCGTCGTGACACCAGTAACCCCCGAGGAACTCTTGTGAAAGAACCGCCTCATCAACTCCTCCAGGACCCAAATTTTGTCCGTTATTGGAAGACCTGGTGCTCCAATCAACAGTCGATCGCCTTTGCCCCACTGGCTGATTTTTACCGGAAGGAAGGATTTTTGGAAGAGGCCGAAGAGATCTGCCGAAAGGGGCTTGAATTTCACCCTGAATCAGTGACTGGACGGATGGTTTTGGCCCTGATCTGCCGGGAGTGTGGAAAGAGCGAAGAAGCGATTGGATTGGCCGGGGGGATTTTGGAAACAATGCCAACGCATGAAGAGGCGCGGGAACTCCTCCAGAAGGCAGCCGGGACCAAAGTGAGAAGGGATGGAGAAAAAGTTGAGAAACCCTGGCAGACCGTAACGATGGCGGAGGTTTATGCCGCGCAGGGAGAGCTCAAGACCGCTCTTGAGATCTGCAAGACGATTTTGGAACGGGAACCGGGGGACGAACGGGCCCGGCAGATGAAATCCCGTGTCGAAAACCGCCTGCTGGAAAAGTGGGGGAGGAACGAGGGGTAAATGAAAAAGATTTTGGTCATTCATGGGCCCAATTTGAATCTGTTGGGGCAACGGGAAAAAGAAATCTACGGGACGTCAACCCTTGTAGCGATTAACCGCTCACTCGAAAAGTTGGCCCAGGAAGAAAAGGTCTCCGTTTCTTTTTTTCAGTCAAACAGAGAAGGGGAGATTGTGGATCAACTGCAGGCGGCCCAAAAACAGTATGACGCGGTGGTGATCAACCCGGCCGCTTTTACCCACACGAGCGTGGCGATTGCCGATGCGGTAGCGGCCATTTCGATCCCTGTGGTGGAGGTACACCTCTCCAACATTCATGCCCGGGAAGAGTTTCGGAAGAAATCGTATATTTCCCCTCATGCGGCCGGGGTTGTTTTTGGATTTGGGCCGGAGAGCTATCTCTTGGGATTCCGCGGGGTCCTCTCCCTCCTCGCCAAGGGGAAAAAGGAATGAATAAAGAAAAAATCCTCAGTGAAGCAGAAAAGTATATCAAGGAAAACAAACTGGACAAGGCGATCAAGGAATACCAGAAGATCGTTGCTGAAGAACCGGCCGATCTCCGTGTTAAACTGAAGATCGGGGATCTCTATGCCCGGAAAAAAGATCTCGTCCGGGCGATCAAAGGTTATCGCGAAGTAGCCGACGCCTATGAAAAGGAGAATTTCCACCTCAAGGCGATGGCGGTCTACAAGACGGTTCTCAAATTAAACCCGACCTTGATTGAGGTGAATGAAAAACTGGGGAATCTCTACCGGTTGGTTGGTCTTGAGCAGGATGCGATCAACCAATACCTGATCGTTGCCGGATTTTACGACAGCAAAGGGATGTCCAAGGAGGCGTTGGCGATCCGAAAAAAGATTGTGGCGATTGATCCCTCGAGTGCCACCAGCCGTGTCCGTTTGGCGGAGCTGTACCAGAGTGAAGGGGAAGAGGAGGCCTCGGTCAAGGAATACGAGAGGGCGTCAGATCTTTACAAGCGAACGAACAATCTTCAGGGGCTTGTGGAAGTCTATGAAAAGGTCCTCTTTTACCGTCCGAACAACATCACGATGCTCCGTGCCCTTTTAAAGATATATTTTGAGAAAAAGGATTTCTCAAAAGTGATCAAGCGGCTGGAGGCGGTTCCCGAAGAGGTCAAGAAGGACCTTGTGTTGCAACAGCTGTGGGCGGAGACGTTGGTGGAGATGGGGCAGATGGAGGCGGCCCGCCGGCGGTTCAAGGACCTGTATAAAAATTGTGTGGACTTGAAGGATGAAGAACGGGCGGCGCAGGTATACGCCCGGATGCTTCGTGAATTTGCCGATGATGAGGAATACCTCAAGGAGATGGATCAGGCCCGCGAAGAGGCCGGTTTTTCCCACCCGATCCTTCAGGCGAGCTACCGCGCCGACCTCGAAGGGACCCAGATGGTCGACCTCAAGCAGTTAGAGGAGATGGAGAAGAGGGGGAAGAAGAAGTAACGCGCCCGGATGAAATGGACATGGTTCGACTTCGCTCACCATGTCCGTGGTTACCGAATCCGCACATACTTCCCGGGACCGGGGAGGGTTTGCCCCTTTTCCTGATGCCAGTCGGCGTTGCGTCGGCGGAGTCCTTTCAGGCGGTTCCCGTCCCACTCCCAATCGACCTGAAGGCGGTTTAACTTGCCGCCGGATTGGGGGGGGAGATGAAAGCTGTTAAACTGTGTCGTTCCCTTCCCGTCGGTCAAGGTCTGGATCTGAAGGGCGGTCCATTGGAGTTTCGATTGGTCCGGCAAGGTCTTGTCATTCTCAAAACTGTAGACCGCTTTGAATGAACCGGCTTCTTTTTTGAAAATCCGGAAGGTGGAGGCGGGGGTGATCCCGTAACCGTAGTAGTAGGTGACGAGCCAAACGGGAGGGGTGGTCTGCAGGGAATAGAACTTGGCCTCCACCGCCCCCAATTCGATCGGTTCTTCTTCTGTTTTATTTTTTTCCACCTTGATAATTTTTTCCCAGACAAACTGTTGGTTTAGTTTTTCGGCAGAAGCGCCATTCGGACCGCTCAACGCCTGCAAGACCTCTTCATCAAACCGGTCCCAGCACCGGGCGAGATCCTTTTCGGTAAAGGGATTGCCGTCGAGGACACTCTTGGCTTGGGAATCGGTCATATCCTTGATAAAGCCGGGCGAAAAGGCCAAGGGGGCTTCACCCAAGGCGGCCGGACTCCAGAGGATTACGAGCAAGGCTAAAATCTTTTTCATAAGGTTCTCACTTTCATAGGTCGTTGGTAACGGCCGGTTCGGTTTTCTCCCTCTGCCGAACAAATACAAAAGAGGGGGTGATGTTGTCAAATTGTTGCGGTGAAACATTTTTCAGGATCAGGACCTGGATCGGTGAAAAAGCGGGAAATTGGGCATCCGAGGTCCCGGCGTTGGCAGGGAATGTTTTGGTTTCCGATTCAAGGGCCTGCCGCAGGTTTTCGTACTGTTCTGCGGTGGGGGAGTAGAAGGCAAACGCGCCGCCCGTCGGGTCCTCCATCGCCTCGTTAAAGGCATCTGCGGCGGTCAGGACCGCCTGGTCATAGGCGGTATCCATATTTTCCTCCAGACCGACAACCTTTTCCCGGGAGGCGGCGGCGAGATATTTTTCATGCGTCGGGTCGTCCGGATTGACCGGAGAGAACTGATACCCCCCTTTGGAAGAGGCCTCAATCACCGCTTCATAGTGGGAGGTGGGGGGGGAGGAGTAGTAACGGGTTTTATCGGCGACAAAAAGCCCCGGAGACCCTTTTTCTTCGATCAGGGCGATCCGGTTCCGGATCACCGCCGAAACACCATCCGCTGACGGGCTCACGCTGGAGGGATCCACCTTTTTACCATCGGTTCCTGTCTTGGCCTCACCGGCCAGCTGTCCTCTCGCCTCGCCGATCAGGATCTGGATCAAGACCTGCGGCGGTGTGGTAACCTCGGTGATCAACGCCTGTTTTCCAGCCAAGGTATACCAGATCTGACCCAGACCGACCTTCTTGGGGATCACCCGCGCCCCACCGCCATCGGTGAAGGAATTGAAACCCTCGAGCGGTTGAAATTCAAACAGCTCTTTATCGCCGGTATCAAAGTCAACCGGCTGTCCCCCGGTATCCCCCTTGACAGAGACCTCGTCCATTCCGGGGCCGACCCCTCCCAGGGCCAGCGACAACTGATCTTCAGAATCCCTTTCGCGGGTCGGGACCACCTCGGTGGCTGTGGGGTCCGGGCTGTCAAACGCGCCGCAGGCTAAGAGGAAAAACAGCGTTGGGATGAGAAAAACGAATCTTTTCATCTTTCAGGCGGAAATCTAGCATAGTTTCATCCTTTTCTTCAAGAAGATCTTCATCCGCGGCGGACCTTGTCCGAAGCGGACTTAATGGATTGACTTGGGCCGGCCCATTCGGTTAAATCTCCAAGTTCATGACTAGCCACGCGATCAAAGGGATGAAAGACCTCTTCCCGCCGGAATCCGCCCTTTGGGTGGAGGTCGAATCGGTCGCCCGCGAACTCTTTGGCCGCTATGCCTATGAAGAGATTCGAACCCCTCTGGTGGAGGACAAGGCGCTCTTTGCCAGGACCCTTGGGGAGGCGACCGCCGTTGTTGAGAAGGAGATGTACGATTTTCAGGACAAGAAAGGGAAATGGATCGCCCTCCGCCCGGAAGGGACCGCTGGTGTGGTCCGGGCTTTTATTGAAAAGGGGCTGGCGGTCTCCGAGCCGACCTCCCGTTTTTTCTACTTCGGTCCGATGTTCCGCTATGAACAACCGCAACAGGGGCGCTACCGGCAATTTCACCAGATCGGTGTTGAGGTCTTTGGCCTGACCAGCCCGCTGGTGGATGCCGAGGTGATCCATATGGCCGATCTCTTTTTCAAAAAGCTCGGCCTTGAAGGGGTGATGCTGGAACTGAACTCCCTCGGTTGCCCCCTCTGCCGCCCCAAATTTTTGGCAGTCTTCACCGAGTTTTTAAAAAAGGTGGAGTCGTCCCTCTGCGAAGAGTGCCACCGGCGGACCAAGCAAAACCCGCTCCGGGCGCTCGATTGCAAGAATGAGGGATGCCTCAGGATCACAGCCGAGGCGCCGTCGATCCAGGACCACCTCTGCGACGCCTGCGAACAACAGTTTGATCATGTTCTGGAAGGACTCGGGGCGTTGGGGACTTCGTACAGAATCAATGCAAGGATCGTGCGCGGCCTGGACTACTACCTCCGCACCACTTTTGAGTTCACCACCACCGAACTGGGGGCCCAGAACGCCATCGCCGGCGGTGGCCGCTACGACGGCCTGGTCCACCTGCTCGGCGGACCGAATATCGCCGGGTTCGGTTTTGCGATCGGGATGGAACGTCTGATGGAACTTGTGATCAAGAAGAGGGGTGAAGTTCAAACGGCCGGGGCCCCAAGGCCCCACTCCGTTTTTATCGCCCCGTTGGGGGAGAAGGGACTCCGGGAAGGGTTCAAGCTGGCCCAAAAACTGCGGGACCAGGGGTTGGTGGTTGGGATGGATTATGAAGGCAAAAGCCTGAAATCCGCCATGCGGCGGGCCGACCGGATCGGCGCCAGTCACACCCTGATTTTGGGGGAGGACGAACTTAAAAAATCTGTGGTTCTGGTCAAAGAGATGGCCGGCGGGGCGCAAAAAGAGGTCCCGCTCGCGAAAATTTCGAAAGAGAGTTTCAAGGCGTGAGCGATTTCTTGAAAAAATTCAAACGGACCGATTCCTGCGGTGAACTGACCGGTCAGGATATTGGCAAGGAAGTGGTCTTGATGGGGTGGGTTGCCAACCGTCGCGACCATGGGGGGCTGATCTTTGTCGACCTGCGGGACCGGGCCGGGGTCACGCAGATTGTTTTTAACCCGGAGACAGACCCAAAGGTGCATGAGTTGGGGGGACACCTCCGGAGCGAATATGTGTTGGCGGTGAAGGGGAGGGTGGAGAAAAGACCGGCCGGGATGGAAAATAAAAAACTGGTGACCGGCGAGGTGGAGATCAAGGTCTCTTCCTTTGAACTGTTCAATCGGTCCAAGACGCCGCCGTTTGAGATCGCCGACCTGTGCGACGCGGGGGAGGATATCCGCCTCAAATACCGTTACCTGGACCTCCGCCGCCCTTCTCTGCAGAAAAATATCCTCCTCCGCCACAAGGCGTTGCAGGCGGTCCGGGCGCATCTTTCAAAAAATGGATTTATTGAAGTCGAGACGCCGGTCTTGACCCGGAGCACGCCGGAAGGGGCGCGCGATTACCTGGTCCCGGCCCGGCTCTCGCCCGGCAAATTTTACGCCCTGCCGCAATCGCCGCAACTTTTTAAACAGTTGTTGATGGTCTCCGGGTTTGACCGGTACTTTCAGATCGTCCGTTGCTTTCGGGATGAAGATTTGCGGGCCGACCGTCAGCCGGAGTTTACGCAAGTCGATATTGAGATGAGTTTCATCACCCCGGAGGATCTTTTTCCGATCATGGAAGGGTTGATTGCTGAGCTTTGGCAACTGGCGCTGGGGCAAAAGTTAACGGTGCCGTTCCAGCGGATCAGTTATCAGGAGGCGATTGAAAAGTACGGGGTCGATACGCCGGACCTCCGTTACGGCCTGGAGTTACAAGAGATCACCCGTATTTTTAAAGGTTCTGGCTTTAAAGTTTTTGCCGATGTCGTTGCCAAGGGAGGGATGGTGAAGGCACTCAAACTCTCCGGCGTTGAGCTTTCCCGGAAAGAGTTGGATGACCTGACCGCGTTTGTGGCGATTTACGGGGCGAAGGGGCTGGCCTGGATCAAGATCCTGCCGAACGAGTGGCAGTCGCCGATCGTCAAGTTTTTCTCCGATGCGGAAAAAACCTCTCTCAAGGCGGAGCTGAACCTGCAGGCGGGGGATATTCTTCTTTTTGTGGCGGATCAGCCAAAGGTGGTCAACGCGGCGCTCGGCAACCTGCGCAAAAACCTGGCCGCCAAACTGAAGCTCTACGACCCGGCCTCTTACGGGTTCGTTTGGGTCACTGATTTCCCGATGTTTGAATACAGCGAAGAGGAGAAACGGTTGGTGGCGGTCCATCACCCGTTCACTGCCCCGAAGGCTGAAGACATCCCTCTTCTGAAAACAACGCCCGAACGTTGCAGGGCGGAGGCGTACGATCTGGTGCTGAACGGCAACGAGATCGGTGGCGGGTCGATCCGGATCCATTCCCGTGAGGTGCAGAGCCAGGTCTTTGATCTCTTGAAAATCGGTGCGGAAGAGGCGCGTGAAAAATTTGGTTTTCTGCTCGAGGCGTTGGAGTACGGCGCCCCGCCGCACGGCGGGATCGCCTTTGGCCTCGACCGGATCCTGATGCTCCTCTCCGGGGCCGACTCCATCCGGGACGTGATCGCCTTCCCCAAGACCCAAAAAGGGACCGACCTGATGTGCGAAGCCCCCTCCACCGTCGCCACTAAACAACTGGACGAGTTGGGGATTCAGGTGAAGAAGAAGTAGGGGACATGGTGAGCGAAGTCGAACCATAATCGCTATAGTCTCAGGTTCACTAAAAGATTGCGTTATTTTAGAAATATGCCATTATGTAAAACAATAAGGGTCCTTATTTTAGTTTCCAAAATAGTGCCATGAAGAGAAAAAACACTGGAAATCATGTTGTTACGACAGTTGCCGGTGAGAATGTTCGTGCCTTTGTCCCGAACCCTTTGCCCCCGGATCCACCCATTGTTTGGTCCGCCGAGCTGGTGCAAAAGCAGGAAGAAGCGGCCATCGCGTTGGGTCGTCTCGACAGCATGACCTCCTTTTTGCCCGAGCCTTCATTGTTTTTATACAGCTATGTTCGAAAGGAAGCGGTTCTCTCTTCCCAAATCGAAGGGACTCAATCTTCTCTGTCGGATCTTTTGGCATTTGAAAATGCCGAATCTCCGGGGCTTCCTGAGAACAGTGATGTCGTTGAGGTATCAAATTACGTTTCAGCCATGGAACACGGCCTTAAACGGTTGCGTGGGGATTTCCCTCTCTGTTTGAGAT includes:
- the aroB gene encoding 3-dehydroquinate synthase, which produces MMEEIQVNLGERSYPILVGAGLAENLPDRVRSILAGASGIVLLTHPKLARLYGRSFLKNFGRKIEKVEIPDGERFKTLSTVQKVYTALLQKKIDRSGFLLTLGGGVVGDVGGFVAATYLRGIAYAQVPTSLIAQVDAAIGGKSGVNFQGKNLVGAFYQPRFVLSDPTFLKTLPDRHFRSGLAEVIKYGVIGDPGLFDFLEKNVGKILAHDPEALVFLITRSGRAKAEIVAKDERETTGLRMLLNFGHTFGHSIEKMTGYGQWLHGEAVARGMLIAAELSAARGFCTMETVTRLQKLLGIYGLLSKPFLLKRRRLLAPILLDKKMRSGKIRFVFMKKIGEAVVTPVTPEELL
- the aspS gene encoding aspartate--tRNA ligase, giving the protein MSDFLKKFKRTDSCGELTGQDIGKEVVLMGWVANRRDHGGLIFVDLRDRAGVTQIVFNPETDPKVHELGGHLRSEYVLAVKGRVEKRPAGMENKKLVTGEVEIKVSSFELFNRSKTPPFEIADLCDAGEDIRLKYRYLDLRRPSLQKNILLRHKALQAVRAHLSKNGFIEVETPVLTRSTPEGARDYLVPARLSPGKFYALPQSPQLFKQLLMVSGFDRYFQIVRCFRDEDLRADRQPEFTQVDIEMSFITPEDLFPIMEGLIAELWQLALGQKLTVPFQRISYQEAIEKYGVDTPDLRYGLELQEITRIFKGSGFKVFADVVAKGGMVKALKLSGVELSRKELDDLTAFVAIYGAKGLAWIKILPNEWQSPIVKFFSDAEKTSLKAELNLQAGDILLFVADQPKVVNAALGNLRKNLAAKLKLYDPASYGFVWVTDFPMFEYSEEEKRLVAVHHPFTAPKAEDIPLLKTTPERCRAEAYDLVLNGNEIGGGSIRIHSREVQSQVFDLLKIGAEEAREKFGFLLEALEYGAPPHGGIAFGLDRILMLLSGADSIRDVIAFPKTQKGTDLMCEAPSTVATKQLDELGIQVKKK
- a CDS encoding histidine--tRNA ligase, which produces MTSHAIKGMKDLFPPESALWVEVESVARELFGRYAYEEIRTPLVEDKALFARTLGEATAVVEKEMYDFQDKKGKWIALRPEGTAGVVRAFIEKGLAVSEPTSRFFYFGPMFRYEQPQQGRYRQFHQIGVEVFGLTSPLVDAEVIHMADLFFKKLGLEGVMLELNSLGCPLCRPKFLAVFTEFLKKVESSLCEECHRRTKQNPLRALDCKNEGCLRITAEAPSIQDHLCDACEQQFDHVLEGLGALGTSYRINARIVRGLDYYLRTTFEFTTTELGAQNAIAGGGRYDGLVHLLGGPNIAGFGFAIGMERLMELVIKKRGEVQTAGAPRPHSVFIAPLGEKGLREGFKLAQKLRDQGLVVGMDYEGKSLKSAMRRADRIGASHTLILGEDELKKSVVLVKEMAGGAQKEVPLAKISKESFKA
- a CDS encoding tetratricopeptide repeat protein, coding for MKEPPHQLLQDPNFVRYWKTWCSNQQSIAFAPLADFYRKEGFLEEAEEICRKGLEFHPESVTGRMVLALICRECGKSEEAIGLAGGILETMPTHEEARELLQKAAGTKVRRDGEKVEKPWQTVTMAEVYAAQGELKTALEICKTILEREPGDERARQMKSRVENRLLEKWGRNEG
- the aroQ gene encoding type II 3-dehydroquinate dehydratase yields the protein MKKILVIHGPNLNLLGQREKEIYGTSTLVAINRSLEKLAQEEKVSVSFFQSNREGEIVDQLQAAQKQYDAVVINPAAFTHTSVAIADAVAAISIPVVEVHLSNIHAREEFRKKSYISPHAAGVVFGFGPESYLLGFRGVLSLLAKGKKE
- a CDS encoding tetratricopeptide repeat protein, translating into MNKEKILSEAEKYIKENKLDKAIKEYQKIVAEEPADLRVKLKIGDLYARKKDLVRAIKGYREVADAYEKENFHLKAMAVYKTVLKLNPTLIEVNEKLGNLYRLVGLEQDAINQYLIVAGFYDSKGMSKEALAIRKKIVAIDPSSATSRVRLAELYQSEGEEEASVKEYERASDLYKRTNNLQGLVEVYEKVLFYRPNNITMLRALLKIYFEKKDFSKVIKRLEAVPEEVKKDLVLQQLWAETLVEMGQMEAARRRFKDLYKNCVDLKDEERAAQVYARMLREFADDEEYLKEMDQAREEAGFSHPILQASYRADLEGTQMVDLKQLEEMEKRGKKK